The DNA window AACCCACGTGGGCGGCGCCGATGGCCATGTTGGCCACGCCAATCTCGTCTTCGACCTGGCGCACCATGATGCCCAGTTCCCGCGCGTTCTGCGCCATCCAGTGGAGGACGCCCGTGGACGGGCTCATGGGATAGGCGCAATAGAACTTGACCCCGGCGGAGGCGCCGCCCATGGCCAGCGCGTCGTTGCCCGTCCATACGGCAAGCGGCTTGCCGCCGGAGGGCAGGGACTGCGCGAAGGGTTCGAAGTGCGCCGCGGCGTAGTCGTAACCCGCGCGGGCCACGCCCACGTTCTCGTCGACCACTTCCTGTCCCTTGCGCTGAAACTGCATGGTGATGATGTCTTCCAGAATCTGGAAGTCCACGTCGAGCAGGTAGAGGATCGTCCCGAGCGCCACGGTGTTCTGCACGAGCTTGTTGCGGTTGTTGTCGGTCAGTTCGTTGATGGGCAGCGGGCAGAGGTGCACGCCGTCCTCCGAGGTGCCGGGCGTGATCGTGTCGCTGTTGTAGAGGACCCGCGTGCCGGGTCCCATGAGGCCCAGGTGCCGGTCCATCGTGTCCTGGTTCAGGCAGACCAGCAGGTCGAGCTTGTCGCCGTGGTTGTGGACCGGATGATCGCTGATCCTCATCGTGAGGAAGATATGACCGCCCCGGATGATCGACTGGTAGGCATTGTAGGCGTTGAGATGCAGTCCGCGGCGAATGAATATCCGGGCGAGCACGTTGCCCGGTGTGGCGATACCCTGGCCCGCGGCGCCGCCTATGGCAATGGCAAAGTCGAATTGGTCAGAACTCATCGGATTCTCCTGTCTGTACATCACGGACAAGCTGATCTGCCGACGTGCGTACGCGTTTCTGTCAAGGTAGTACACAGCATAGTGGGAACCAACAAAATACACAGTCCCCGGTGGGGTGTCAACCATTCTATTCTTTTGTGGACGGAGACCGCCCGTTCGGTTTTCGCGGGAGACTAGGGTACGGCTTTCCGGCCTGGAATTTGAGCTTGACGCCGCGCCGGCGAAGATATATATATTCAGTGAGGGACCGGGAGACGACTCGCGGTTGACATCGTGCTTCGAGTCAGCATTTGTTGGCCGGTTTCCCGTTCTCCGCCTTTTTATTTTATATACGAGCCCCCGGTTTCGGCCGGGGGCTTGTGTTTTGATCCCTTCATATCGGCAACGGAACCCGAAAAACCGGTGCCCGGGGGAAGACCGGTTGACGCTGTCGTAATTACTGGATAATTATAGTAAGACAGATATTAAGTAAGACAGATATCAAATTGACCGGTAGACGCCGACAGCAAAGGTAGACGCTGACGGCGCATCGGAATGGCGTCTTGTGGGAGGAAGAATGGCCGGTACAATAGAGGAATGGGTAAACCGCGCCGAAACGAAAATCGCTGGCGGCGGGGGAGTATCACTCGAGGATCTCGAAGCGCTGAAGGCGATGACGGGTGAACCCCGGCAGCACCTGCTGTAAATCTGGGCGAACGCGGACCAGATCACGGCCGACGTGATCTCCTGGAACTATTTCGGACCCTTTGACGCCGAGTACCAGTTCGATCCCCGCCACGAATGTCCCTACTGTAACATCAAGGAGGCCCTGGCGGACGGCTGGCGTATCATCTCCTTCCCGAAAGTCGAGTATCCCCTGGAAAACACCCATAACCAACTGGGCCACGAGTTTATCCTGGAGCGTTTCTTCCCACCGGGCGGCGGCCTGCCCCATACGCCCCACGGCGCAAGGAAACAGGAAACGGCGCCTAAGCACCACCCGCGGGAAGGAGCCGAAGATGGCCGATGACTTCAGGGCGCTGAAGAAGCAGTTCGTGGACACGGATTACGTCCTGCTCGAAGACTGGTTCGAAGCGGAACTGGTGGCGCGGATCAGCGGGGACAGCCTGGCCTACAAGGGCATCTCGGTGTTCGAGCGGGAGAGTGTCGGCGACCTTCTCGCCCATCCACGAGTCGTGGATTTCGTGGCCTACCTGCTCGAATCGCCCGATATCGCCATCAGTCCCTTCCGGTTCTGGAACCACCTGACACCGGGCGGAACGAGCGACGGCGGGGGTTGGCACGTGGACGACACGTGGATGGCGGACCGCCCGCTGACGGAGCTCCTCTGCATGTACTATCCGCAGGACGTCGCCGAGAACATGGGACCGACCATGCTGCTGCCCGGCAGTCACCGGAGGTTGTATACACCGAGCCAGACCGGCAAGCTCGGGTGGATCCGGGGCCAGGAGAAGCTCACGGTAAAGGCGGGATCGCTGGCCATAACCTATCCATCCATCCTCCATGCCAGGGCCGCCCATTTCTCCAAACGGCCGAGGTCCATGATCAAGTACGGCTATGAAATCGCGGATGACCGGTACGGCTACTACGTCACGCGGGAAACCTACGACAACCTGATCAGGTCGGAGGCGGGTCGCGGATTGATACGGTACGCCGAGGTCAGGAACAAACGGGACGCGGTGTGGAACAGCTACTGGGACTTCCACCAGAGCTACACGTTTCAGGACTTCAAGCACCAGATCGGCATCGTGGGCCGCGCCTTGCGAAAACACCTTGAACACGAACAGCGGGGAGGTCCGGTTTGAACGGCGCCGATATCGTAAGCCGGTACGAGGAAGATGGCTATGTCGTCCTGCCCGGGGTCATCGACGGCGATCTGACCGCCGAAGCCCAGGGCCATGTCGAGTGGATGGGAGAGAAGTACCCCGACGTCCGGCCGGAGCAGTACCATCACCACCTCATCGTGGACGATCCGTTCTGGATCCGCCTCTGTACCGACCCCCGGCTCATCGACGTCATCGAACCCTTTCTGGGGCCCGACATCGCGCTCTTCGCAGCCCATTACATCAGCAAGCCCCCCGGGGACGGGCAGCCGGTGCTTTGGCACCAGGACGGGAATTACTGGCCGCTGGAGCCCATGGAAGTCATTACCATCTGGCTGGCCGTGGACGACTCGACCCCGGAGAACGGGTGCATGCGGGTCATACCCGGCAGCCACAGGGGCCAGCATCTGTACCGGCACCGTAGAACCGAAGGGGATAACGTTTTGAGTTCGGAACTGGATGTGAAGGTGGATGAATCCGAGGCGGTCGATGTCGTCGTGCCGGCGGGCGGCGTGTCCCTGCACGATCCCTACCTGATACACGGTTCGAAGGCCAATCTTTCAGACCGTCGCCGGTGCGGGCTGACCCTCCGTTATATACCCACGACCACACGCATCAAGCGCGAGAACTTCCCCGCATACCTGTGCCGGGGCGAGGCCGTGGACGGAATCAATAACTACCCTCCGCTCCCCCGGTTCAGACCCGGCGATCACTACCCGTTCAAGGGGAGCGACCGGCCGCCCTGGAACTGACGGCCGCGCTGGCACTGACGTCGTGCTGTCACTTTCAGCCGCGCTCAGATAACTCCCATGTCCCGCAGTTCCCGCCTGACTGCGTACATGGCGCTTTCGGTCGCAAGGACCCACAGGCGGTCGCCCGGGGTGAGCCGCCGCATGATGTCGTGAAACACGTCGCTAACGTCCGCGGCTGAAGCCATGTCTTCCGCGTCCATCTGCTCGTCCATCAGGGCCAGGTGCGCGCCGCCCGCGCCGGCCACGTGCACGGACCTCGAATGGTTTACCATGCCTACCAGGTCTTCATCCACGATCCACGGCCCGTCGCGTCCTCCCTGTACGGCCTCGTCCAGAAGGAACAGGAAATGGCCCCGCTGCCGGTCCAGCCGGCAGGTCCTGAGTGCTTCGAGGAGCGAGGTCCTGTTCTTGATTGTCATCAGGCGGGCTTCCCGGTCATGAATCACCACCCGTTCGTCCCGTCCTCCGGTGGACCTCACGGATTCCAGGCCCTTTCGTATCGTCACGGGACTCAGGCCGAGGGATAACGCGGCCGCCGCGGCCGCCGCGGCGTTGTACACGTTGTGCAACCCGGAGAGACGGAGGCGCACGTCCAGCGGACCCCGCGGCGTGATGATCCGAAAGTTCGATTCATCCGGTTCCAGATCCACATCGATCGCGTAGACGGTGGGCAGCGGCCTTTCCCAACCGCAGCCTTTGCAGACGTAGTCGCCCAGGTGGGCCAGGCTGGTGATGCGATAGGTCAGTGGAACGCCGCACCGGGGGCAGGGCACCTCCGGGGTGGCCGCATCCGCCAGGTGCAGGCGTTCATCCTCTACGCCGTAATAGGTCAACCTGGGCGGCACGCC is part of the Gemmatimonadota bacterium genome and encodes:
- a CDS encoding phytanoyl-CoA dioxygenase family protein, which encodes MADDFRALKKQFVDTDYVLLEDWFEAELVARISGDSLAYKGISVFERESVGDLLAHPRVVDFVAYLLESPDIAISPFRFWNHLTPGGTSDGGGWHVDDTWMADRPLTELLCMYYPQDVAENMGPTMLLPGSHRRLYTPSQTGKLGWIRGQEKLTVKAGSLAITYPSILHARAAHFSKRPRSMIKYGYEIADDRYGYYVTRETYDNLIRSEAGRGLIRYAEVRNKRDAVWNSYWDFHQSYTFQDFKHQIGIVGRALRKHLEHEQRGGPV
- a CDS encoding phytanoyl-CoA dioxygenase family protein is translated as MNGADIVSRYEEDGYVVLPGVIDGDLTAEAQGHVEWMGEKYPDVRPEQYHHHLIVDDPFWIRLCTDPRLIDVIEPFLGPDIALFAAHYISKPPGDGQPVLWHQDGNYWPLEPMEVITIWLAVDDSTPENGCMRVIPGSHRGQHLYRHRRTEGDNVLSSELDVKVDESEAVDVVVPAGGVSLHDPYLIHGSKANLSDRRRCGLTLRYIPTTTRIKRENFPAYLCRGEAVDGINNYPPLPRFRPGDHYPFKGSDRPPWN
- a CDS encoding DUF1727 domain-containing protein, translating into MRMLKSAALSIDKSAARAAELFDFSRGRVSPGTLTAALWPGLVRSLVRQFSQGVAGVTGTNGKHTTCRILAAILQQADARTLYPEDIAPSLDEVVSTLVRATDRRGRIQADYGVFGFETGMLDRAIKICNPGTLVLNNLYDDEAVQGVDRAALIGKWCDWFGTMSAGQHILVNADDPVLCGGLTRGVPPRLTYYGVEDERLHLADAATPEVPCPRCGVPLTYRITSLAHLGDYVCKGCGWERPLPTVYAIDVDLEPDESNFRIITPRGPLDVRLRLSGLHNVYNAAAAAAAALSLGLSPVTIRKGLESVRSTGGRDERVVIHDREARLMTIKNRTSLLEALRTCRLDRQRGHFLFLLDEAVQGGRDGPWIVDEDLVGMVNHSRSVHVAGAGGAHLALMDEQMDAEDMASAADVSDVFHDIMRRLTPGDRLWVLATESAMYAVRRELRDMGVI